In the genome of Vicia villosa cultivar HV-30 ecotype Madison, WI linkage group LG7, Vvil1.0, whole genome shotgun sequence, one region contains:
- the LOC131617279 gene encoding uncharacterized protein LOC131617279 gives MAYPHYRSQFGDTTFTKVFVGGLAWETPTDEMRTYFEQFGDILEAVIITDKNTGKSKGYGFVTFRDPESARRACADPNPVIDGRRANCNIASLGRPRPSPPRGRGSTYQGGGVGAGTGGAAAAVGYGGVPAGGAAQMAGGGAAAPVMYQPYGYPTYTPEYGYHQATMYNPQIQQAQYYQQVYGPSSSTMASPYYYGYSVQPAAPRSTFSTPQPHRIPAGPSYLYYPTTPIEGAPFSPAYRPFNQQPIIRHPSPSPSPTDSQTQQRTSSETASGVVITSESSNTQGKNN, from the exons ATGGCTTATCCGCATTACCGATCGCAGTTCGGAGACACAACATTCACTAAGGTTTTTGTTGGAGGACTAGCTTGGGAAACTCCAACTGATGAAATGAGGACATATTTTGAACAATTTGGTGACATTCTTGAAGCTGTCATTATCACTGATAAGAACACAGGAAAATCTAAAGGATACGGATTT GTAACATTTCGTGATCCGGAATCAGCAAGAAGAGCTTGTGCTGATCCGAATCCAGTAATTGATGGAAGAAGAGCTAATTGTAACATTGCTTCTCTAGGACGTCCTAGACCCTCACCACCAAGAG GCAGAGGTAGTACATATCAAGGTGGGGGAGTAGGAGCAGGGACAGGAGGGGCAGCGGCAGCAGTTGGGTACGGTGGTGTTCCGGCGGGAGGGGCAGCACAAATGGCAGGAGGAGGAGCAGCAGCACCAGTAATGTACCAACCATATGG CTACCCCACCTACACTCCTGAATATGGGTACCATCAA GCCACAATGTATAACCCTCAGATTCAGCAAGCACAATACTACCAACAAGTGTATGGACCATCATCTTCAACTATGGCCTCACCATATTATTATGGCTATTCTGTGCAACCAGCTGCACCAAGGAGTACATTTTCTACCCCTCAACCACATCGCATACCAGCAGGACCATCCTATCTATACTACCCTACTACACCGATCGAAGGCGCTCCCTTCTCTCCTGCATATCGTCCATTTAATCAGCAACCAATAATAAGGCATCCGTCTCCTTCCCCTTCTCCGACCG ATTCACAGACTCAGCAACGTACTTCATCGGAGACAGCATCTGGAGTAGTTATAACTTCAGAAAGTTCAAATACTCAAGGGAAGaacaactaa